A single Chlamydia suis DNA region contains:
- a CDS encoding metal ABC transporter permease yields the protein MVASISPYYGVSFLEFFIVFFSRLFSGKLFYDHLYIDDIQVVVFFAMAVSCSIVGTFLVLKKMAMYANVVSHTILFGLVCACLFTRQLTHLSMETLTIAAVSTTLLTGASIHFIRNVFRVAEEASTALVFSLLFSASLLLLVFLTRNAHVGTELVIGNADALAKTDIVPIFLVLLINLGISYCFFSSFVCVSFDTVFAFSLGIRVRLIDYLIMLLLSASIVGAFKAVGVLMSLAFLLIPGLIAKLIASSVQKMMIYSMVFGGLSALLSPALSRAILSAYGIGLSTSGLAVGLLLIFYIVILAAVCVKKRKSFYQKMDS from the coding sequence ATGGTTGCCAGTATCTCTCCGTACTATGGGGTATCGTTTTTAGAATTTTTTATTGTCTTTTTTTCACGTCTTTTCTCAGGAAAACTATTTTATGATCATCTGTATATCGACGATATTCAGGTGGTTGTGTTCTTTGCGATGGCAGTATCTTGTTCTATAGTTGGGACCTTTTTAGTACTAAAAAAAATGGCTATGTATGCCAATGTGGTCTCCCACACTATATTATTTGGGTTAGTATGTGCCTGTCTATTCACTCGTCAGCTTACCCATTTATCTATGGAGACTTTGACAATAGCTGCGGTTTCGACAACTTTGTTAACCGGAGCCTCCATTCATTTTATTCGAAATGTCTTTAGGGTAGCAGAAGAGGCTAGTACTGCTTTGGTATTTTCTCTTTTGTTTTCAGCAAGCTTGTTACTTCTTGTTTTTTTGACAAGGAATGCTCATGTCGGGACGGAGTTAGTTATCGGAAATGCAGATGCATTAGCTAAAACAGATATTGTTCCAATATTTTTAGTGTTATTGATTAACCTGGGGATTTCTTACTGTTTCTTTTCGAGTTTTGTTTGTGTGTCTTTTGATACAGTGTTTGCTTTCTCTCTAGGCATTCGTGTTAGATTAATAGATTATTTGATTATGCTTTTGCTCTCAGCTTCTATTGTTGGGGCTTTTAAAGCTGTTGGCGTGCTTATGTCATTGGCTTTTTTATTGATTCCGGGATTGATTGCCAAGTTAATAGCTTCTTCTGTTCAGAAGATGATGATTTATTCTATGGTTTTCGGAGGGCTTTCAGCTTTGCTTTCTCCGGCTCTTTCCAGAGCAATTCTGTCTGCCTATGGAATTGGCTTATCCACTTCTGGATTAGCTGTAGGATTGTTGCTGATTTTTTACATTGTTATTCTTGCAGCTGTTTGCGTCAAAAAACGTAAATCATTTTATCAAAAAATGGATTCATAA
- the npt1 gene encoding NTP/NDP exchange transporter Npt1, with protein sequence MTQTAEKPFGKLRSFLWPIHMHELKKVLPMFLMFFCISFNYTILRDTKDTLIVTAPGSGAEAIPFIKLWLVVPSAVVFMLIYAKLSNILNKQALFYAVLSPFVVFFALFPVLIYPCRHILHPTAFADTLQSILPSGFMGFIAMLRNWTFAAFYVLSELWGSVMLSLMFWGFANEITKISEAKRFYALFGVGANVALLVSGPAIVWSSKLRASFSEGVDPWGVTLYFLMAMFLCSCAIIAACYWWMNRYVLTDPRFYNPAELKAKKSKPKMSMGESFSYLLRSPYMLLLALLVICYGVCINLVEVTWKSQLKMQFPNPNDYSAFMGQFSFWTGVVSVIVMLFIGGNVIRRFGWLTGALVTPIMVLVTGAIFFALVIFRDHATGLVAALGTTPLMLAVVVGAIQNILSKSTKYALFDATKEMAYIPLDQEQKVKGKAAIDVVAARFGKSGGSLIQQGLLVVCGSIGAMTPFLAVALFAIIMVWLTSATKLNKLFLAASAAKEQELAEALAATEKETSSAAKESSPAVEGVS encoded by the coding sequence ATGACTCAAACCGCGGAAAAACCTTTTGGAAAATTGCGCTCTTTCCTTTGGCCGATACATATGCATGAGCTGAAGAAAGTTCTGCCAATGTTCCTAATGTTCTTCTGTATTTCATTCAATTACACGATTTTGAGAGATACAAAAGATACTCTTATCGTTACAGCACCGGGATCTGGAGCAGAAGCCATTCCTTTTATTAAGTTATGGCTGGTTGTCCCTTCTGCTGTTGTGTTCATGCTTATCTACGCCAAGTTAAGCAACATTTTGAACAAACAGGCTCTTTTCTATGCAGTGCTTTCACCATTCGTTGTATTCTTCGCACTGTTCCCTGTACTGATATACCCTTGCCGCCATATTCTTCACCCCACAGCTTTTGCTGACACACTACAATCTATCCTTCCTTCCGGATTCATGGGCTTCATTGCGATGCTCCGCAACTGGACATTTGCTGCGTTCTATGTACTTTCGGAACTGTGGGGAAGCGTTATGCTCTCTTTAATGTTCTGGGGCTTTGCGAACGAAATTACTAAAATTAGCGAAGCTAAGCGTTTCTATGCTCTTTTCGGAGTTGGAGCTAATGTCGCTCTTTTGGTCTCAGGTCCAGCTATTGTTTGGTCTTCTAAACTACGAGCAAGCTTCTCAGAAGGCGTAGACCCTTGGGGAGTAACTCTGTATTTCTTAATGGCCATGTTTCTGTGTTCTTGCGCCATTATCGCGGCTTGCTACTGGTGGATGAACCGCTATGTGCTTACCGATCCTAGATTCTATAACCCAGCAGAGCTAAAAGCTAAGAAATCTAAACCTAAGATGAGCATGGGCGAAAGCTTCTCTTATCTGTTAAGATCTCCTTACATGCTCCTTCTCGCTCTTCTCGTTATTTGCTACGGAGTTTGCATTAACCTCGTTGAAGTAACTTGGAAAAGCCAGCTTAAAATGCAATTCCCTAATCCAAATGACTACAGCGCATTTATGGGGCAATTCTCCTTCTGGACCGGAGTTGTATCTGTTATCGTTATGCTCTTCATTGGAGGTAACGTCATCCGTCGCTTCGGCTGGTTGACTGGTGCTTTAGTCACACCTATCATGGTCCTTGTAACAGGTGCAATCTTCTTTGCTCTCGTTATCTTTAGAGACCACGCAACAGGGTTGGTTGCAGCTCTTGGAACAACACCTCTAATGCTAGCGGTTGTTGTTGGAGCAATCCAAAACATTCTTTCCAAATCAACTAAATATGCTCTCTTTGATGCGACAAAAGAAATGGCTTATATCCCATTGGATCAAGAGCAAAAAGTCAAAGGGAAAGCTGCTATTGACGTAGTGGCCGCAAGATTTGGTAAATCCGGAGGATCTTTGATCCAACAAGGACTTTTGGTTGTTTGCGGAAGCATTGGTGCGATGACTCCATTCCTAGCTGTTGCGCTCTTTGCCATCATCATGGTTTGGTTGACATCCGCAACTAAACTTAACAAACTGTTCTTAGCTGCCTCAGCAGCCAAAGAACAAGAACTAGCAGAAGCTTTAGCGGCAACCGAGAAGGAAACTTCTTCGGCAGCTAAAGAATCCTCTCCTGCTGTAGAGGGTGTTTCTTAA
- a CDS encoding metal ABC transporter solute-binding protein, Zn/Mn family codes for MSFFSVRTCKHIIGGLLCLVGCLIVNGCSSDKGRQPIDTRIHVLSMNRMIYDCVSRITGDRVKNIVLIDGSIDPHSYEMVKGDEDQMVMSQLIFCNGLGLEHSASLRKHLEGNPKVVDLGSRLLDKKVFDLLKEDGFPDPHIWTDMRVWSAAVREIGTVLVQQFPQYAEEFQKNADQLLLEMEELDRWAERSLATIPEKNRFLVTGHNAFSYFTRRYLSSDDERESGDWKLRCISPEGLAPEAQISIRDIMRVVEYICANDVGVVFFEDTLNQDALRKIVSCSKSGQKIRLAKAPLYSDNVKDNYFHTFQHNVRTITEELGGTILE; via the coding sequence ATGTCTTTTTTTTCTGTTAGAACCTGTAAGCATATTATTGGGGGGCTCTTGTGTTTGGTGGGGTGTTTGATAGTAAATGGTTGTTCTTCTGATAAGGGACGGCAACCTATCGATACAAGAATCCATGTCTTGTCTATGAATCGCATGATCTATGACTGTGTTTCGCGTATAACGGGGGATCGAGTTAAGAATATCGTGTTGATCGATGGATCAATAGATCCGCACTCTTATGAGATGGTCAAAGGTGATGAAGATCAAATGGTGATGAGTCAGTTGATTTTCTGTAATGGTTTAGGATTGGAGCATTCAGCCAGTTTGCGGAAACATTTAGAGGGAAATCCCAAAGTCGTAGACTTAGGATCTAGATTGCTGGATAAAAAAGTTTTCGATCTCCTTAAAGAAGATGGTTTCCCTGATCCACACATCTGGACAGATATGAGGGTATGGAGTGCTGCCGTGAGAGAAATAGGAACGGTGTTAGTGCAGCAGTTTCCTCAATATGCAGAAGAATTTCAAAAAAACGCCGATCAGCTGCTTTTGGAAATGGAAGAGCTGGATCGTTGGGCAGAGCGTTCTCTTGCTACCATTCCGGAGAAGAATCGTTTCTTAGTCACTGGGCACAATGCGTTTAGCTATTTCACTCGTCGCTACCTATCTTCTGACGATGAGAGAGAGTCCGGAGATTGGAAATTACGTTGTATCTCTCCAGAAGGCTTGGCCCCCGAAGCGCAGATTAGTATCCGAGATATTATGCGAGTGGTGGAATACATCTGTGCAAATGATGTGGGAGTTGTTTTTTTTGAGGATACTTTAAATCAGGATGCGTTGAGAAAGATTGTTAGCTGCTCAAAAAGTGGTCAGAAGATTCGTTTGGCAAAAGCTCCTTTGTACAGCGACAATGTTAAAGACAATTATTTTCATACCTTCCAGCATAATGTCCGTACCATTACGGAAGAGTTAGGAGGGACTATTCTTGAATAA
- the lepA gene encoding translation elongation factor 4: MKPYKIENIRNFSIIAHIDHGKSTIADRLLESTSTIEQREMREQLLDSMDLERERGITIKAHPVTMTYEYQGEIYELNLIDTPGHVDFSYEVSRSLAACEGALLIVDAAQGVQAQSLANVYLALERDLEIIPVLNKIDLPAAQPEAIKKQIEEFIGLDTSNAIACSAKTGQGIPQILESIIQLIPPPKKPTETELKALIFDSHYDPYVGIMVYVRVISGEIKKGDRITFMATKGSSFEVLGIGAFLPEATLIEGSLRAGQVGYFIANLKKVKDVKIGDTVTTVKHPAKSPLEGFKEIKPVVFAGIYPIDSSDFDTLKDALGRLQLNDSALTIEQESSHSLGFGFRCGFLGLLHLEIIFERISREFDLDIIATAPSVIYKVVLKNGKTLFIDNPTAYPDPALIEHMEEPWVHVNIITPQEYLSNIMSLCMDKRGVCLKTDMLDQHRLVLSYELPLNEIVSDFNDKLKSVTKGYGSFDYRLGEYKKGAIIKLEILINDETVDAFSCLVHRDKAEAKGRSICERLVDVIPPQLFKIPIQAAINNKIIARETIRALAKNVTAKCYGGDITRKRKLWEKQKKGKKRMKEFGKVSIPNTAFVEVLKME; the protein is encoded by the coding sequence TTGAAACCATATAAAATCGAGAACATTCGTAATTTTTCTATTATTGCCCATATCGACCACGGGAAATCCACTATTGCAGATCGTTTGCTAGAAAGTACTAGCACCATTGAACAACGAGAAATGCGCGAACAACTTCTGGATTCTATGGATCTAGAAAGAGAGCGGGGCATCACTATCAAAGCTCATCCCGTCACGATGACCTACGAATACCAAGGGGAAATTTATGAACTGAACCTCATAGACACCCCTGGACACGTAGATTTTTCTTACGAAGTTTCTCGTTCACTGGCAGCTTGCGAGGGAGCATTGCTTATAGTAGATGCTGCTCAGGGCGTGCAAGCTCAAAGCTTAGCTAATGTATACCTAGCCTTAGAACGGGATTTGGAAATCATTCCTGTTTTAAATAAAATAGATCTTCCCGCAGCTCAACCTGAAGCCATCAAAAAGCAAATAGAAGAGTTTATTGGCTTAGACACTTCTAACGCCATAGCTTGTTCAGCTAAAACCGGACAAGGTATCCCCCAAATTTTAGAGTCTATTATCCAGCTAATACCTCCTCCCAAAAAACCTACAGAAACAGAACTCAAAGCATTGATCTTTGATTCCCATTACGATCCTTATGTAGGAATCATGGTATACGTGCGAGTAATCAGCGGAGAAATCAAAAAAGGTGACCGCATCACCTTTATGGCAACTAAGGGATCCTCTTTTGAGGTTTTGGGTATTGGAGCATTTCTACCAGAAGCAACCTTGATAGAAGGGTCTTTACGAGCGGGGCAGGTAGGATATTTCATTGCTAACCTAAAAAAGGTTAAAGACGTAAAAATCGGAGATACGGTCACCACGGTTAAGCACCCCGCCAAATCCCCCTTAGAAGGATTTAAGGAAATCAAGCCTGTTGTGTTTGCAGGGATCTATCCAATCGATTCTTCAGATTTTGATACCCTTAAAGATGCTTTAGGCCGTTTGCAGCTGAATGACTCCGCGCTTACAATTGAACAAGAGAGCAGTCACTCCCTTGGATTTGGGTTCCGTTGTGGTTTTTTAGGACTTCTTCATCTTGAAATCATTTTTGAGAGAATTTCGAGGGAGTTTGATCTTGATATTATAGCTACGGCGCCAAGTGTTATTTACAAGGTGGTCTTAAAAAACGGAAAAACACTATTTATCGACAATCCAACAGCCTACCCAGACCCCGCCCTTATCGAGCACATGGAAGAGCCTTGGGTTCACGTGAATATCATTACTCCTCAAGAGTATTTAAGCAACATCATGAGCTTATGTATGGACAAACGCGGGGTTTGCCTGAAGACGGATATGCTTGACCAACATAGACTCGTTCTTTCCTATGAACTGCCTCTGAATGAGATCGTTTCTGATTTCAATGATAAGCTTAAATCTGTGACAAAAGGATATGGCTCTTTTGACTATCGTCTAGGAGAGTATAAAAAAGGCGCTATTATCAAATTAGAAATCCTTATCAATGATGAAACCGTGGACGCTTTCTCTTGTCTTGTACATAGAGATAAAGCAGAAGCAAAAGGAAGAAGCATCTGTGAAAGACTCGTAGATGTTATTCCTCCTCAACTTTTTAAAATTCCCATCCAAGCTGCAATCAATAACAAAATCATTGCTAGAGAGACTATCCGAGCCTTAGCCAAAAATGTCACCGCTAAATGTTACGGAGGAGACATTACAAGAAAACGTAAATTATGGGAAAAGCAGAAAAAAGGGAAAAAACGAATGAAGGAATTTGGAAAAGTCTCTATTCCGAATACCGCCTTTGTTGAAGTTCTCAAAATGGAATAA
- a CDS encoding metal ABC transporter ATP-binding protein, producing MNKDNTIAWAIEDLCVNYDHTDVLCHVSFSLPAGAMAAVIGPNGAGKSTLLKASLGLIRASSGQSLFFGQKFAKVHQKIAYMPQRASVDWDFPMTVLDLVLMGCYGYKGMWNRISAEDRREAMNILEQVGLEAFANRQIGKLSGGQQQRAFLARSLMQKADLYLMDELFSAIDMASYQMVVDVLQDLKKEGKTVVVIHHDLSNVRKLFDHVILLNKHLVCSGSVEKCLTKESIFQAYGCELELLDYTLKLSRGKYQGSC from the coding sequence TTGAATAAGGATAATACGATTGCTTGGGCTATAGAGGACCTTTGTGTTAACTATGATCACACAGATGTTTTGTGTCATGTTTCCTTTTCTTTGCCTGCCGGGGCTATGGCGGCGGTTATTGGGCCGAATGGAGCTGGAAAAAGTACTTTACTAAAGGCTTCTTTAGGCTTGATCCGGGCTTCCTCTGGCCAAAGTTTGTTTTTTGGGCAAAAGTTCGCTAAGGTGCATCAAAAAATCGCCTATATGCCTCAGAGAGCTAGTGTGGATTGGGATTTTCCAATGACGGTTCTTGATCTTGTGTTGATGGGATGTTACGGCTATAAGGGTATGTGGAACCGTATTTCTGCAGAAGATCGACGAGAAGCTATGAATATCTTGGAACAGGTTGGGTTAGAAGCTTTCGCCAATCGGCAGATTGGGAAGCTTTCTGGAGGGCAACAGCAAAGAGCTTTTTTGGCTCGCTCATTAATGCAAAAAGCCGATTTGTACCTAATGGATGAGCTGTTTTCTGCTATCGATATGGCGTCCTACCAAATGGTAGTTGATGTTTTACAGGATCTTAAAAAAGAAGGGAAAACGGTTGTTGTCATTCATCATGACTTGAGTAATGTTCGGAAACTTTTTGATCATGTGATTTTATTAAATAAACATCTGGTGTGCTCTGGAAGTGTAGAGAAGTGCTTAACTAAGGAATCTATTTTTCAGGCTTATGGGTGTGAACTTGAGCTCTTAGATTACACGCTCAAACTGTCTAGAGGAAAGTATCAAGGATCTTGTTAA
- a CDS encoding iron chelate uptake ABC transporter family permease subunit — translation MLNCIFKDTIFLSSFLAVSLICMTTALWGTILLVERRPLLSESLSHACYPGLLIGALVSHKVSWFADSLWVVIFFGCLAAILGCLGISFLEKRLSMHKDSALCFILVSFFGIGVILVSYVKDCCPLLYNKINAYLYGQAATLGYAEARLALVIFCLSAVVLWWWYRQIAVAIFDREFAYSCGLRTRTAETVVLIFLSLVVVSGVRSVGILLISAMFVAPPLSARQLSDKLSTLLILSSIFGGICGALGCYFSVAFTCQSVVEGKATAIILPTGPLVVFFAGLLVFLCLIFSWKTGWVTRYIRRKWFLFSRDEEHLLKILWYLQEQNIFRVGMRDFVRSKRYQEYFGSKAFPGFRMFWLCKKGLVSCSEHQWALTDKGAAKAAKLVRAHRLWESYLVRELDFNKNKVHNFAEEMEHVLTDELDTKLSQILQDPDYDPHHREIPKRKGK, via the coding sequence ATGCTTAATTGTATATTCAAAGATACAATCTTTCTTTCTAGTTTTTTAGCGGTGTCGCTAATTTGCATGACGACAGCTTTGTGGGGGACGATTCTTTTGGTAGAAAGACGACCCTTGTTAAGCGAAAGTCTTTCGCATGCTTGCTATCCCGGTCTTTTGATAGGAGCGCTTGTTTCCCACAAAGTATCTTGGTTCGCAGATTCTTTGTGGGTTGTTATCTTTTTTGGTTGTTTGGCTGCTATTCTGGGATGTTTGGGGATTTCTTTTTTAGAAAAAAGACTCAGTATGCACAAAGATTCTGCTTTGTGTTTTATTTTGGTTTCTTTCTTTGGAATAGGGGTCATTCTTGTTAGTTATGTTAAAGATTGCTGCCCTCTTTTGTACAATAAGATCAACGCTTACCTATATGGACAAGCTGCTACTTTAGGTTATGCCGAAGCTAGGTTGGCGTTGGTCATTTTTTGTTTGTCGGCGGTAGTGCTGTGGTGGTGGTATCGTCAAATTGCTGTAGCTATTTTTGACAGAGAATTTGCTTATTCTTGTGGATTAAGAACGCGTACAGCTGAGACTGTTGTCCTTATATTCCTTTCATTGGTTGTCGTGAGTGGTGTGCGTTCTGTGGGAATTTTGCTCATTTCAGCAATGTTTGTTGCGCCTCCTTTGTCTGCCAGACAGCTTTCGGATAAATTAAGCACCTTACTCATTTTATCCAGTATTTTTGGAGGAATTTGTGGAGCTTTGGGCTGCTATTTTTCTGTTGCGTTTACCTGTCAATCTGTTGTTGAAGGAAAGGCTACAGCAATTATTCTTCCAACTGGGCCATTGGTTGTTTTTTTTGCAGGCCTACTTGTTTTCTTGTGTTTAATTTTTTCTTGGAAAACCGGTTGGGTGACGCGATATATTCGAAGAAAATGGTTTCTATTTTCTCGAGATGAGGAACATTTATTGAAAATTTTGTGGTATTTGCAAGAACAGAACATTTTCCGCGTAGGTATGCGAGATTTTGTTCGTTCTAAGAGGTATCAGGAGTATTTTGGATCTAAAGCATTCCCGGGATTTAGAATGTTTTGGTTGTGTAAGAAAGGGTTAGTGTCTTGTTCGGAGCATCAATGGGCTTTGACGGATAAAGGTGCAGCCAAGGCTGCTAAGTTGGTTCGTGCTCATCGATTATGGGAGTCATATTTGGTCCGTGAGTTAGATTTCAACAAAAATAAAGTACATAATTTTGCTGAAGAAATGGAACATGTTCTAACCGATGAATTAGACACTAAGCTCTCTCAAATACTTCAAGATCCCGATTACGATCCGCATCATCGAGAGATTCCAAAACGAAAAGGAAAGTAG
- the tyrS gene encoding tyrosine--tRNA ligase codes for MQQLIDSLQKRGILDNSSAGLENVTAPVSAYLGFDPTAPSLHIGHWIGICFLRRLLAYGVTPVALVGGATGMIGDPSGKSVERTLLDQDQVLDNSKKIESALASYLPGVRIVNNAEWLGSLSMVDFLRDVGKHFRLGSMLAKDVVKQRVYSEEGISYTEFSYLLLQSYDFAHLFKEHNVVLQCGGSDQWGNITAGIDYIRRRGLGQAFGLTYPLLTDSKGKKIGKTESGTIWLDPALTPPYELFQYFLRLPDQEIPKIVRTLTLLDNEEVFALDKRLESDPQAVKRYVAEIIVKDVHGPEGLAEAQAATESFFASKGQGMTESELAALVQSGVGVKVARADVIGKRWLDVVVELGFCSSRGEARRLIQQKGLYINQEPLVDEQSILDGTHLRFDRYILLSQGKKKKHVIDLN; via the coding sequence ATGCAACAGTTAATCGACAGCCTTCAGAAACGGGGGATCTTGGATAATTCTTCCGCAGGATTAGAAAATGTAACTGCCCCTGTTTCTGCTTATTTGGGATTCGATCCAACTGCGCCTTCTTTGCACATAGGGCACTGGATTGGAATTTGCTTTCTGCGTCGGTTATTGGCATATGGAGTTACCCCTGTCGCTCTCGTAGGAGGAGCAACTGGGATGATTGGAGATCCCTCTGGCAAGAGTGTGGAACGCACATTATTAGACCAGGATCAAGTGCTCGATAATAGTAAAAAGATTGAGTCGGCTCTTGCTAGCTACCTTCCCGGGGTTCGTATAGTGAACAATGCTGAGTGGCTGGGATCTTTGAGTATGGTGGATTTTTTGAGAGATGTCGGCAAGCACTTTCGTCTAGGCTCAATGTTAGCTAAGGACGTAGTGAAACAGCGAGTGTATTCCGAAGAGGGAATTAGTTACACTGAGTTTAGTTACTTATTGCTGCAATCTTATGATTTTGCCCATCTTTTTAAGGAGCACAATGTTGTCTTACAGTGTGGGGGAAGTGATCAGTGGGGGAATATCACCGCGGGGATCGATTACATTCGTCGAAGAGGATTGGGGCAAGCTTTTGGACTTACCTACCCTTTATTGACGGACAGCAAAGGGAAAAAAATTGGAAAAACAGAGTCTGGAACCATCTGGTTAGACCCTGCGTTAACGCCTCCTTATGAACTATTCCAGTATTTCTTACGTTTGCCAGACCAAGAAATCCCCAAAATAGTGAGAACGCTTACTTTGCTTGATAATGAGGAGGTCTTTGCTCTTGATAAGCGGTTAGAGAGTGATCCTCAGGCTGTGAAAAGATATGTAGCCGAAATCATTGTAAAGGATGTGCATGGGCCCGAAGGATTGGCTGAAGCACAGGCTGCTACAGAGAGCTTTTTTGCTAGCAAGGGACAAGGGATGACCGAATCAGAGCTTGCAGCATTAGTTCAGTCTGGTGTTGGCGTCAAAGTAGCACGAGCAGATGTGATAGGGAAACGTTGGTTAGATGTCGTTGTGGAACTAGGCTTTTGTTCTTCCAGAGGGGAAGCGAGAAGACTTATTCAGCAGAAAGGCTTGTATATTAACCAGGAACCTTTAGTAGATGAGCAGAGCATTTTGGATGGAACTCATTTACGCTTCGATCGGTATATTCTTCTTTCACAAGGGAAAAAGAAAAAACACGTTATAGATCTTAATTAG
- the gnd gene encoding decarboxylating NADP(+)-dependent phosphogluconate dehydrogenase, producing the protein MAPNADIGLIGLAVMGKNLVLNMMDHGFAVSVYNRSPEKTEEFLREYGENGLLQGFTTIEEFIQSLKRPRKIMIMIKAGAPVDEMISSLLPFLEAGDILIDGGNSYYLDSERRYIDLKEKGILFVGMGVSGGEEGARKGPSIMPGGNADAWPAIAPIFQSIAAQVDGKPCCSWIGTGGAGHFVKAVHNGIEYGDIQLICETYEVLKSRLNLSPEQIGNIFFEWNQTDLNSYLMGAAAAVLTTKDEQGAPIVSTILDVAGQKGTGRWVAEDAIKAGVPMSLIVEAVLARYLSTWKEARTTAALAFPGVPLLYQPPQESAAFIEDVREALYAAKIISYAQGFMLLKQISEEKGWALNLGELALIWRGGCIIQSAFLDKIYQSFEKNADAHSLILQDYFQKVLFNSEAGFRRAVLHAVGAGIATPCLSAALAFYDGYRTENSPLFLVQGLRDYFGAHGYERRDRPRGEFYHTDWLGTKKTTQI; encoded by the coding sequence GTGGCTCCAAATGCAGATATTGGATTGATCGGTTTGGCCGTAATGGGCAAAAACCTTGTATTGAATATGATGGATCACGGGTTCGCTGTCTCTGTCTATAATCGAAGTCCTGAGAAAACCGAAGAGTTCTTAAGAGAATATGGAGAGAACGGTCTTCTTCAAGGGTTTACTACTATCGAAGAGTTCATTCAATCCTTGAAACGTCCTCGTAAGATCATGATTATGATTAAGGCCGGGGCTCCTGTTGATGAAATGATCTCCTCTCTGCTTCCTTTTTTAGAAGCTGGGGATATTCTTATTGATGGAGGGAATAGTTATTATCTAGATTCTGAGCGTCGTTACATAGATCTCAAAGAAAAAGGGATTTTATTTGTCGGGATGGGAGTCTCTGGAGGAGAAGAAGGAGCTCGAAAAGGTCCTTCTATTATGCCGGGAGGGAATGCAGATGCTTGGCCAGCCATTGCTCCTATTTTTCAATCCATAGCTGCTCAGGTAGATGGGAAGCCTTGCTGTTCTTGGATTGGTACTGGCGGAGCGGGACATTTTGTCAAAGCGGTTCATAACGGCATTGAGTATGGAGACATTCAGTTAATTTGTGAAACGTATGAGGTTCTGAAATCTCGTCTTAATCTTTCTCCTGAACAGATAGGAAATATATTTTTTGAGTGGAATCAAACGGATCTTAACAGCTATCTCATGGGAGCTGCTGCGGCTGTTTTAACAACAAAAGATGAACAGGGCGCTCCTATTGTCTCAACTATTCTGGATGTTGCAGGTCAGAAGGGAACTGGGCGTTGGGTCGCGGAAGATGCGATTAAGGCTGGGGTTCCTATGTCGTTAATCGTTGAGGCTGTTTTGGCTCGATATCTTTCAACTTGGAAAGAGGCGCGCACAACAGCCGCTTTGGCATTCCCTGGGGTTCCGCTTCTTTACCAACCTCCACAAGAATCTGCGGCTTTCATTGAAGATGTCAGGGAGGCTCTCTATGCAGCAAAGATCATTAGTTATGCTCAAGGCTTTATGCTATTGAAGCAAATCTCTGAAGAAAAAGGTTGGGCTCTTAATTTAGGAGAGCTGGCTTTGATCTGGCGAGGGGGGTGTATCATACAAAGCGCTTTTCTAGATAAAATTTATCAAAGTTTTGAAAAAAACGCGGATGCACACTCTCTGATCTTGCAGGATTATTTCCAAAAAGTTCTGTTTAACTCTGAAGCCGGTTTCCGCCGAGCTGTGTTGCATGCTGTCGGAGCAGGCATAGCCACTCCTTGTTTATCTGCAGCTTTAGCATTTTATGATGGATATCGGACCGAAAATTCGCCCTTGTTTTTGGTACAAGGTTTGCGCGATTATTTTGGTGCTCACGGTTACGAGCGTCGAGATCGCCCTCGCGGGGAATTTTATCATACGGATTGGTTAGGAACCAAGAAGACGACCCAAATATAA